Genomic segment of Panicum virgatum strain AP13 chromosome 2K, P.virgatum_v5, whole genome shotgun sequence:
AGCGCGCCGGTGCCGCCGAGCACGCCTAGCTGGAACGTGACGGCCGTCCACACCATCACGTTGGCGtacgcggcctcgccgccgcgcgcgaaccgcgccgcctcgcgccgcatCGCCGGGaagccctcggcggcggcgagccccgccgAGGTGAAGGCGAACGCGCAGAGCGACACCGCCGCCTGCTGCTCCAGCACCACGTGGAAGGACCGCCGGCCGAGGACCCTGGCGAAGACGAGCTCCGAGAGCGCGAAGATGAGGCCGTGGAGCGCCGACCCGAGCACGTCCAGGGCGAAGCCGAGCGCGTACTGCCGCGCCGTCACGCCGGGCGGCCTGTCCGACCCGGAGTCCAGCGCGACGATCGCCACGCCGGCGGTGATCACGACGACGGCGTTGAGGGAGGACAGGCTCAGCCTGTTCTTGGCGACGGCGCGGCCGAAGAGCGCGGAGAAGGCGAGCGACGACGCGGCGACGAGCGAGGCCGTGGACGCTGGGAGGTACGCGTACGCCCACGCGTACATGAGGTTGTCGGCGGCGCTGAGGAAGCCGAGGAGCGCGTACCAGGAGCACAGCgccggcgagagcggcgtcggcgacgCCTTGCCGAGGAGGTACAGGGGCAGCAGGACCAGCGCGGGCAGGGGCCAGCCGGCGACGGCCGCCCACGACAGGATCCACTTGCTCTGCCCTCCGTCGCTGTAGTAGAGCCGCGAGAGGAGGCTCGACGCCGGGAACGCGGTGAGCATCGCGCCGCTGCTCAGGCATAGAAGCAGCCAGAAGGAGAAAGGCCTGCTCCGGTAGGTCTCCAGCGAGGCGGCGATCACCTCGGCCGCTTTCTGCCTCAGCGACGGTGGGTCATCTGGCTTCGTGTTCTCCTCCTCAATCGCAACTTCTGTTGCACGCAGCAATGGAATTAGAAATTCAGATAGGCTAGCGCAAACAGCTTGGTGGTAtgcaaaatgaaaagaaaagcaaGCTGGAGACTTGATGCTCATTGTAGTTACTGAACTGATGACATCTATGGAGTCGTTGCGAAGAGTTTGAAACAGAGCAAATCGAGATAATTGGGCGTGAACAGAGCAAACGATGACTACATAGTACATTACTTACAAATATGGCCAGAAGCCCAGGATTTCATAAGCAAACACTATCTGGGCTCTGGAGAACTACCGTACCATCTGCTTTCACATGAATATGTATTGTTCCATCCACGTGTTTTTTTTGGGGGCTTTGGTGTTTCTACTCTCGTTTTTAGCTCCAATGgtgattttcccttttttttaactttgtattTTTACCCTCACTTTTTCAAAACGAATGGAGAGTCTACCCCTCGTCTGTTAAGTGCACCTAACGGTGTTAACTTTTATACAAAAGGACAAGTCTACCTTATCTGCTTCCCTCTCTCTACCTTCACTAACATGTGGGCCTAGGGGGTCAGCGCAGCCCAAGCCGGGTCAAGGTAGGCCGGCGCCTTGACCCAGGACGAGGACGCGCCCACGGCGCAGTCCCGCacgcgcgacgcggcggcgacggcgcggcgaaCGGCAGCACGGCCAGGCGAGGTCGGAGCAGGGCGGGAGGCGCGCGCACGACGTGTTCCAAGGCGAGGCGAAGCTCACCACGGCGGCGAACGGCAATGGAcgacgcgcgcggcgacggtaggcggcgccggcgggaggggCTCGCCGAGGCTCCTGCACAGCAAGGGAGGAGGCCGGTTAAGGGGCGGAATCGGccaagaggagggaggagaagctCCCCACAGGAGGAATCGAGCCACGGCTCACCGCAGGTGACTaatcgcggcggcgccggagctccaggcggcggcggcaatggagatTAAAGAAGTTAGGGAGAAGTTAGAAAGAAGTCacagcaggggaggggcgcgccGGCGCCTCGGCGGTGGCCTTGCACGCGGGCTGGCGCCGCGGGGAGGTCGCGCGCAGGCGGGGGTGGGCGCGCCGGCGCCTGGGCGGCGGCCCCACGCGCGCAACTGCGCCAAGGGATGGGCGCGACGCCGCCTGGGCGGCTGCCCCGCGCGCGACGGCGCCAAGGGGTATGCGCGCCGGGCGACACAGCCGAGACGGCACTTGGCGGCGGTGGGATGGGCGCGATGGGCCTGGGGAGGGAGGCGACGACAGCCTCCAATGGTGACGGGTTCGTTTCTTCCACCAAGTGAAAGAAGATAAGGTAAGGGGTAGTATTGTCTTTTCTcgtatgtgttttttttttccattttttcctCCCATTTAATCCTTGCAAATCTAATGACGCTACAGACCAGGGGTAAACGTTCCCATTTAATCCTTGCAAACCAAATGACGCTACAGACCAGGGGTAAACGTCTCGTTTATTTCAAAGTTACAGGGGTAAAATCATAAAGTTTAAAAAAAAGGGGTAAAATCACCATTGACATTTGGAATAGGGGCAGAAAcgttgggtgggtgggtgggtggagaCCGAACCACTCCCACTCATCCTTGTACGGCCATGACCAACCAATTCTTTCGCTGAACAACTTATTTGCGGGGTCTACCATTaaataaagcaaaaaaaaacttcCATCACTGTGCTCTACCCTACAGGTTCCTAGTGCtgctgacttttttttttttgaaaactggaGCTGCTGATTGCAAAAGGAACCAATGGGAGACACGAGGTGATTAGTAACCACTTCTTTTTACCATACGCTTAGGTTTCACAGAGAAATTCAAGAAACCCAGATCAAAGACGCGGCGGGGGGCAGCAGAATCCGCCCGTCCTTCACTCTTTCAGCCTCGCTACTTGGCTAGCCAGTGAAGGCCCCCAGACCCTTGTGCGCAATTTCGGGGGGAGGCACCGTGGATCGTACTGGATGAACGGTgagaaggggaggaggaggaggaaaccgACCGAATTTTCGCTGGGAGGAAGAAGCGGGTAGTGAAGAGGAGACGTGGGGGGGTCGGAATCGGACCTGGGGAGGACGACGCGACGACCCGGATGGCGTGGGGGCGGTGGCCGCTGTCTTCCTCGTCCATCCTCCGCCCGGCCGCGACTGCCCCCGGGGCGGGGAGATGAGATCTGAGAGAGAGAGGCTAGCTCCACCAACTGCGAGCGAGGCCACAGTCTTCCTTCCCGCCGATAGCGacggcgacccgcgccgcccGATTTTGCATCCCTAGCTAAGCTCTGACAGCGACCCTGCAACGGAGGCGGCTGTTTGGCGTTGGTGGGGGGCGTGCGCGTATCGGACGGCGCACGGGACCAGTTTGTTGTGTGGATCCTGATGTCTCCACGCCTGCTGCTGGGGTAGGAGTACCGCGCGAAATATACTAGCGCTCTCTTGTCCTTCCGGGACACGCGCCAGCATCTCGAGCTCGTAACGCCATATCATATGGGAGTATCATTCTCCCGGCGTGCGCTGCGTTTCGTCGACGGCTCCGGCGAGTTGTTTTGGGCCGCCACGAGCAGGGGCGGTAGGTGGCGCACGCGGAAGCCGTTGCGCGCCATCCTCGGCGCGGCGGGGTCCCCGCGCCACCGCACGCGAGTCCTCTCGCTCGTGTGCGCCGCACGGTACGCGCGGGACGGCGGGAGCCCAACCCAATTCGGCCGAATTGGCTCCGGAAGTAGGCACCAGGGCATGCCGCGCGCGCACGAACTACGATGGCCCTGCCACGACAAGAAGCTTCTACACTGACGCACATCAGAATTGAAGGAACGCAGGAATCTGTTACAAGGCTGCGTTTAGATGAGGTGAAAAGGGGAGAAAAAAtcacatcagtcactgtagcatactgtagcacttttcgtttgtttgtggtaaatattgtcctaccatgacctaactaggctcaaaagattcgtctcgcaacgtacaccaaaactatgcaattagtttttttatttaactactacatttagtactccatacatggattatttgctatatttaatgtttcgatgtgatagtagatgtgatggatgtgatggaaagtttggaaatttggtgggaactaaacacaccccaagTTGCAGATACAGTAAATATTTGCTAATGATGGATTGATAAGGTTTAATAAATTCTCTCGCAGTTTACATTCGGAATTTATAATTTGTTTTATTATTAATCTGCTTCAAATATGTGTCCGTATACTTCAAAGAGTATACACCAAAAGAACTAAACAGTGCACCCCTGTGATCACGGGATCGCGCTTCACTGACAACTTGCAAGTTGTAACTGACCTAACATGCAACAATCATCTAACACTTTCCAATGCTTGTGGAGAAGAATGGAAGCACTTTCGAGTACGCTACATCTAGGGGTAATCTAT
This window contains:
- the LOC120686872 gene encoding probable purine permease 5 isoform X1; the encoded protein is MDEEDSGHRPHAIRVVASSSPGASASPSRRRRLPSPRASSIAVRRREVAIEEENTKPDDPPSLRQKAAEVIAASLETYRSRPFSFWLLLCLSSGAMLTAFPASSLLSRLYYSDGGQSKWILSWAAVAGWPLPALVLLPLYLLGKASPTPLSPALCSWYALLGFLSAADNLMYAWAYAYLPASTASLVAASSLAFSALFGRAVAKNRLSLSSLNAVVVITAGVAIVALDSGSDRPPGVTARQYALGFALDVLGSALHGLIFALSELVFARVLGRRSFHVVLEQQAAVSLCAFAFTSAGLAAAEGFPAMRREAARFARGGEAAYANVMVWTAVTFQLGVLGGTGALFLASTVLAGVLNAVRVPLTSVAAVIWFHDPMSGFKILALVITVWGFASYMVGHTSVKKTSAS
- the LOC120686872 gene encoding probable purine permease 5 isoform X2 is translated as MDEEDSGHRPHAIRVVASSSPEVAIEEENTKPDDPPSLRQKAAEVIAASLETYRSRPFSFWLLLCLSSGAMLTAFPASSLLSRLYYSDGGQSKWILSWAAVAGWPLPALVLLPLYLLGKASPTPLSPALCSWYALLGFLSAADNLMYAWAYAYLPASTASLVAASSLAFSALFGRAVAKNRLSLSSLNAVVVITAGVAIVALDSGSDRPPGVTARQYALGFALDVLGSALHGLIFALSELVFARVLGRRSFHVVLEQQAAVSLCAFAFTSAGLAAAEGFPAMRREAARFARGGEAAYANVMVWTAVTFQLGVLGGTGALFLASTVLAGVLNAVRVPLTSVAAVIWFHDPMSGFKILALVITVWGFASYMVGHTSVKKTSAS